Proteins from one Cryptomeria japonica chromosome 4, Sugi_1.0, whole genome shotgun sequence genomic window:
- the LOC131065449 gene encoding indole-3-acetic acid-amido synthetase GH3.6-like encodes MRESVVRQVEFQRRQGLRGSGVYMRSYRQGRGAVGSEELREAKMGRQCCGSTGHAQGVCRVGAGGLKEFRMGQWWTLEKVWRSLETRKDLSAMEVMSKVFQCRMRLSTEYFKRMAYHGNFGYAIGQFGTTTSAGLNTAINANPSQRIPHIIQSMSEAMLCVNTAIPSDNDKKALDFIDNVTIHADQVQAQVLSEILTRNANTDYLKRYSLNGRTDRDSFEKLLPVITYEDLQPDIVRIDNGDKSPILSSHPVSEFLTSSGTSAGERKLMPTIEEELDRRTLLYSLLMPVMNQYIKGLDKGKGMYFLFIKSETKTPGGFVARPVLTSYYKSRHFREKPFDPFNVYTSPMEAILCPDSHQSMYAQLLSGLAQNKQVLRAGAVFASGLLRAIHFFEQHWRSLCHDIRIGRPSEEDVTVSSLRKAVMNILSPNPELAELMEHEYSKTSWEGIIKRLWPNTNYLEVIVTGAMAQYIPTLDFYSGGLPQLCTMYASSECYFGLNLHPLNKPWDVSYTIMPNMGYFEFLPLRRDNHNGKFDNQPELVELAYVKVGEEYELVVTTYAGLYRYRVGDVLRVTGFHNSAPQFHFVCRKNVMLSIDSDKTDEVELQSAVNKATEHLESYGARVIEYTSYTDVSSIPGHYVLFWELNTSKVPDEVLQQGCLTVEENLNSVYRQGRAADKSIGPLEIKMVESGTFDELMDYALSRGASINQYKAPRCVKFAPIVELLNSRVIASYFSPKCPKWTPARANWETSSKSF; translated from the exons ATGAGAGAGTCAGTGGTGCGCCAGGTTGAGTTCCAAAGGAGACAGGGTCTTCGTGGATCAGGAGTCTATATGAGAAGCTATCGCCAGGGGCGAGGTGCAGTG ggttcAGAGGAGCTGAGGGAGGCCAAAATGGGACGCCAGTGCTGTGGGAGTACTGGGCATGCTCAGGGAGTGTGCAGAGTTGGAGCCGGAGGACTTAAGGAGTTCCGGATGGGTCA gtggtggacacttgaaaaggtATGGCGTAGTCTGGAAACAAGAAAGGACTTGTCCGCAATGGAAGTCATGAGTAAGGTTTTCCAGTGCCGCATGAG GCTGTCCACCGAGTATTTTAAACGAATGGCATATCATGGGAATTTCGGATATGCCATAGGACAGTTTGGAACAACGACAAGCGCTGGCTTGAATACAGCTATAAATGCAAACCCCTCGCAACGAATTCCTCACATCATCCAATC GATGTCCGAAGCCATGCTTTGTGTGAACACTGCAATCCCCAGTGATAATGATAAGAAAGCTCTCGACTTCATTGACAATGTCACCATACATGCTGATCAAGTGCAGGCTCAAGTGCTTTCTGAGATTTTGACGAGGAACGCTAATACAGATTACCTAAAGCGCTATAGCCTCAATGGTCGCACTGATAGGGACTCTTTCGAAAAACTCTTGCCCGTTATTACATACGAGGATCTGCAGCCTGATATTGTGCGAATCGATAACGGGGATAAATCTCCTATTCTTTCATCTCACCCGGTCTCCGAATTTCTCACCAG CTCTGGAACATCCGCTGGAGAACGCAAGCTGATGCCCACAATCGAAGAAGAGTTAGACCGAAGAACTCTTCTTTACAGCCTTCTCATGCCTGTCAtgaacca GTACATAAAGGGGCTggacaagggaaaaggtatgtaCTTCCTCTTCATCAAATCTGAAACCAAGACTCCAGGTGGATTTGTAGCTCGGCCGGTTTTAACGAGCTACTACAAGAGCCGGCACTTCAGAGAAAAGCCTTTTGATCCCTTCAATGTCTACACCAGCCCCATGGAGGCCATTTTGTGCCCCGATTCCCACCAGAGCATGTATGCTCAGCTCCTCAGCGGCCTTGCCCAAAACAAACAAGTTCTCAGAGCAGGAGCCGTCTTCGCCTCTGGCTTGCTCAGAGCAATTCATTTCTTCGAACAGCACTGGCGATCGCTTTGCCATGACATTCGAATCGGAAGGCCAAGCGAGGAAGACGTGACCGTTTCTTCATTAAGAAAAGCCGTGATGAATATATTGAGCCCCAATCCTGAGCTGGCAGAGCTCATGGAGCACGAGTACTCAAAGACGTCATGGGAGGGAATAATAAAGAGGCTCTGGCCCAACACAAATTACCTAGAAGTGATCGTGACAGGCGCCATGGCCCAGTACATCCCCACCCTCGATTTCTACAGCGGCGGACTCCCTCAGTTGTGCACGATGTACGCCTCCTCCGAGTGCTACTTCGGCCTCAATCTCCACCCGCTCAACAAACCGTGGGATGTGTCGTACACTATCATGCCCAATATGGGCTACTTCGAATTCCTTCCCCTTCGCCGCGACAATCACAATGGAAAATTCGACAACCAGCCAGAGCTGGTGGAGCTCGCCTACGTTAAAGTGGGTGAGGAATATGAACTTGTGGTAACCACATACGCAG GGTTGTATCGTTACAGAGTGGGAGACGTGCTCAGGGTGACCGGATTCCACAACTCGGCGCCGCAGTTTCACTTTGTGTGCCGGAAAAATGTAATGTTGAGCATTGACTCGGACAAAACTGACGAAGTAGAGCTGCAGAGCGCGGTGAACAAGGCAACTGAGCATCTGGAGAGTTATGGAGCTCGAGTGATTGAGTACACAAGCTACACAGACGTATCTAGCATTCCGGGGCATTACGTTCTCTTCTGGGAGCTCAACACTTCTAAAGTGCCTGATGAAGTGTTGCAGCAAGGTTGTCTTACTGTAGAAGAGAATTTAAATTCGGTCTACAGGCAAGGCAGAGCCGCTGATAAATCCATCGGCCCTCTGGAGATAAAAATGGTAGAAAGTGGGACATTTGATGAGTTGATGGACTATGCTCTAAGCCGAGGGGCATCCATAAATCAATACAAGGCACCTCGCTGCGTGAAGTTCGCTCCAATAGTGGAGCTACTCAATTCTAGAGTCATAGCGTCCTATTTCAGCCCCAAGTGTCCCAAATGGACACCTGCGCGCGCCAACTGGGAAACTTCTTCCAAATCTTTCTAA